A stretch of the Xylocopa sonorina isolate GNS202 chromosome 12, iyXylSono1_principal, whole genome shotgun sequence genome encodes the following:
- the Hbg2 gene encoding alpha-glucosidase — MLRLTIIACLLIAGSNASYGWWKNSLVYQIYPRSFKDSNGDGIGDLNGITSKLEHIADIGADAIWLSPIYTSPQVDFGYDIANFTDVDPSYGTLADFDKLVFKAKSLRLKVMLDFVPNHSSHQHPWFKKSIQRIKPYDEYYVWRDARIVNGSRQPPNNWLSNFQGSAWEWNDVRKQYYLHQFAAGQPDLNYRSPALNQEMKNVLSFWLNRGVDGFRVDAINVLVEDPRFLDEPSANRTDVPKDDYDSLVHVYTADQDGTYDVVSSWRKLLNDFSNRTHSQLKLLLTEAYTSHNYTLKYYKAGSVPFNFMFIASLNNQSTAADFQKQILDWVNDLPADNVANWVVGNHDNHRVSARFGSKRADQIYMLAMMLPGVSVVYNGDEIGMEDRWFTYNETVDPAGRNAGPARYYLKSRDPERTPFQWDNTTSAGFSSNPRTWLPVNSNYKVLNLARQKQDVISHYKVFKAMSALKARPEISDGSYKVVVLKDKVLGVARRLGNNFAALLINFADYPINVDARYALNLPNVVKTYTASVGSNLRPGAFEFSNSITLPGSASVVYVNSH, encoded by the coding sequence ATGCTTCGATTAACGATCATCGCGTGCCTGCTGATCGCCGGCAGCAACGCCAGCTACGGCTGGTGGAAGAACAGCCTGGTGTACCAAATCTATCCCCGTAGCTTCAAGGACAGCAATGGAGACGGTATCGGTGATCTGAACGGGATTACCAGCAAGCTCGAGCACATCGCCGACATCGGCGCGGACGCGATATGGCTCTCGCCGATCTACACGAGCCCGCAGGTCGATTTCGGTTACGACATAGCAAACTTCACCGACGTGGACCCGTCTTACGGCACGTTGGCGGACTTCGACAAGCTGGTGTTCAAAGCGAAGTCGCTCCGGCTGAAAGTGATGCTGGACTTTGTGCCTAATCACAGCTCTCACCAGCATCCTTGGTTCAAGAAGAGTATACAGAGGATCAAGCCGTATGACGAGTACTACGTGTGGCGCGACGCCAGGATCGTAAACGGGAGTAGGCAGCCGCCGAACAATTGGCTGAGCAACTTCCAGGGCTCTGCTTGGGAATGGAACGACGTCCGCAAACAGTACTACCTGCATCAATTCGCCGCTGGCCAGCCAGACTTGAACTACCGCAGCCCAGCGCTGAACCAGGAGATGAAGAACGTGTTGAGCTTCTGGCTTAACCGCGGTGTCGATGGTTTCCGCGTCGACGCCATCAACGTTCTGGTCGAGGATCCGAGATTCCTCGACGAGCCAAGCGCGAACAGGACCGACGTTCCCAAGGACGACTACGACAGCTTGGTTCACGTCTACACGGCAGATCAGGACGGTACCTACGACGTCGTGAGCAGTTGGAGGAAGCTACTGAACGATTTCTCGAACAGAACCCATTCCCAGTTGAAGCTGCTACTGACCGAGGCGTACACCTCGCACAATTACACGCTCAAATACTACAAAGCCGGCTCGGTTCCCTTCAATTTTATGTTCATAGCGAGTCTGAACAATCAGTCCACCGCGGCGGACTTCCAGAAACAGATCCTCGATTGGGTGAACGATCTGCCAGCGGATAACGTGGCGAACTGGGTCGTGGGCAATCACGACAACCACCGAGTATCCGCGAGATTCGGCAGCAAACGGGCCGATCAGATCTACATGCTGGCGATGATGCTGCCCGGCGTTTCTGTCGTCTACAACGGCGACGAGATCGGTATGGAGGACAGATGGTTCACGTACAACGAGACCGTCGACCCGGCTGGCCGCAACGCCGGACCCGCCAGGTACTATCTCAAGTCCAGGGATCCGGAACGAACGCCGTTCCAATGGGACAACACCACCAGCGCTGGATTCTCCAGCAATCCGCGCACCTGGCTACCCGTCAACAGTAATTACAAGGTCTTGAACTTGGCGCGTCAGAAACAGGATGTCATTTCCCATTACAAGGTGTTCAAGGCGATGTCAGCGCTGAAGGCGAGGCCTGAGATCTCCGACGGGAGCTATAAAGTGGTCGTGCTCAAGGATAAGGTTTTGGGTGTTGCGCGCAGATTGGGCAACAACTTCGCCGCCCTTTTAATCAACTTCGCCGACTATCCGATCAACGTAGATGCTAGGTACGCGTTGAATCTTCCCAATGTCGTAAAGACTTACACTGCCAGCGTTGGTTCCAATCTTCGTCCAGGTGCCTTCGAATTCTCGAATTCTATAACTCTTCCTGGATCTGCATCCGTCGTCTACGTGAACAGCCA